One Rosa chinensis cultivar Old Blush chromosome 5, RchiOBHm-V2, whole genome shotgun sequence genomic region harbors:
- the LOC112201487 gene encoding methylesterase 17 — translation MNPETEVANPHHHHLVLIHGVGHGAWCWYKIRCLLEAAGYKVTCIDLKGAGIDQSDPNTVLTFEDYNTPLIHFLSSLPQNEKVILVGHSAGGLSLTDAIHRFGNKINMAIYVAANMLKHGFSTDQDIKDGEPDLSAFGNVNEFTFGLGPDQPPTSIIIKENFRHQIMYHMSPVQDSSLASMLLRPGPVMALQGARFEGNIGDDADCVPRVYIKTMNDRLLKPEKQDAMIKRWRPSQVFVLESDHSPFFSTPSLLFDLLVKALASIKY, via the exons ATGAACCCAGAAACTGAAGTAGCaaatcctcatcatcatcacttgGTTCTAATCCATGGCGTAGGGCATGGAGCTTGGTGCTGGTACAAAATTCGGTGTCTCCTGGAAGCAGCAGGCTACAAAGTTACATGCATAGATCTCAAAGGTGCTGGTATTGATCAGTCTGATCCCAACACAGTCCTCACTTTCGAAGACTATAACACGCCTCTCATCCACTTCCTGTCCTCCTTGCCTCAGAATGAAAAG GTAATACTTGTTGGACACAGTGCAGGAGGTTTGAGCTTGACAGATGCAATACACAGGTTTggtaataaaataaatatggcCATATATGTGGCTGCAAACATGTTAAAGCATGGATTTTCTACAGATCAAGATATCAAGGAT GGAGAACCTGACTTATCAGCATTTGGAAACGTAAATGAGTTTACATTTGGATTGGGACCAGACCAGCCTCCAACTAGCATCATAATTAAGGAGAACTTTAGGCACCAAATCATGTATCATATGAGCCCTGTCCAG GACTCAAGTTTAGCTTCGATGCTGCTGCGTCCTGGACCAGTTATGGCGTTGCAAGGCGCTCGATTCGAAGGAAATATTGGTGATGATGCAGATTGTGTGCCAAGAGTGTACATCAAGACCATGAACGATCGTCTTCTAAAGCCAGAGAAACAAGATGCCATGATAAAGAGGTGGCGACCATCCCAAGTCTTTGTTCTTGAAAGCGACCATAGCCCATTTTTCTCCACCCCCTCTCTGCTCTTTGATTTGTTAGTTAAAGCATTGGCTTCCATCAAATATTAA
- the LOC112201488 gene encoding uncharacterized protein LOC112201488 has translation MRNGYLVCLSLGICLLLQVQHAHAKENKTDPTDNVNLTPFRAWRSAYYCLQRKAPANCTAFETVSLTDRGLIDVIPSGIGEYCSADTGCAQHVLDVLKCIYLCKRDFWFANNATVSVLNQTIHDGCSNKKSISTLNRNYKKSSGMKVQQKIYTPFVASLSTLAFIAIFNM, from the exons ATGAGGAATGGGTACTTGGTTTGTTTGTCTTTGGGGATTTGCCTTCTACTTCAAGTTCAACATGCTCATGCCAAAGAAA ATAAAACGGACCCAACGGATAATGTAAATCTGACCCCATTCCGGGCTTGGAGAAGTGCTTATTACTGCTTGCAGAGAAAA GCCCCTGCTAATTGCACAGCATTTGAGACGGTTTCGCTGACAGACAGAGGACTAATAGATGTGATCCCAAGTGGGATAGGAGAATACTGCAGTGCAGACACAGGGTGTGCACAACACGTCTTGGATGTGCTTAAATGCATCTACCTTTGCAAACGAGACTTCTGGTTTGCCAATAACGCCACCGTTTCAGTGCTCAATCAAACCATTCATGATGGATGCTCCAACAAAAAAA GTATATCGACACTGAATCGGAATTATAAAAAGAGCAGTGGGATGAAGGTGCAGCAGAAGATTTATACACCATTTGTTGCATCACTATCAACCTTGGCATTCATAGCCATCTTCAACATGTGA
- the LOC112202079 gene encoding eukaryotic translation initiation factor 2 subunit beta: protein MAEENKNAVKEEVPDIVPFDRTKKKKKKKVVIRDSSRDSVDKLADKTENLAVSDGQESAFSGLKKKKKKPVESSVLNEEGGDTREDLDDGTGDDEEGEGIVLGASHPWEGSDRDYHYEELLGRVFNILRENNPELAGDRRRTTMRPPQVLREGTKKTVFVNFMDLCKTMHRQPDHVMAFLLAELGTSGSLDGQQRLVVKGRFAPKNFEGILRRYVNEYVICIGCKSPDTILSKENRLFFLRCEKCGSGRSVAPIKAGFVARVGRRNAGA, encoded by the exons ATGGCTGAAGAGAACAAGAATGCTGTGAAGGAGGAGGTTCCAGAT ATTGTCCCCTTTGATCGtactaaaaagaagaaaaagaagaaggtggtAATTCGGGATTCTTCAAGAGATTCTGTGGACAAGTTGGCtgacaaaacagaaaacctagcAG TTTCTGATGGACAGGAAAGTGCATTTTCTggtttgaaaaagaagaagaagaagcca GTTGAATCCAGTGTCTTGAATGAAGAGGGTGGTGATACAAGGGAAGATTTGGATG ACGGGACTGGGGATGATGAAGAGGGAGAAGGAATTGTTTTAGGGGCCTCGCATCCATGGGAAGGGAGTGATCGTGACTACCACTATGAGGAG CTTCTTGGTAGGGTTTTCAATATCCTTCGGGAGAATAATCCTGAGCTGGCTGGCGACAGGCGTAGGACAACTATGAGGCCTCCACAAGTACTTCGTGAGGGCACAAAGAAAACTGTCTTTGTTAATTTCATGGACTTATGTAAGAC GATGCATAGGCAGCCGGATCATGTTATGGCCTTTTTACTGGCTGAACTGGGGACAAGTGGATCCCTTGACGGTCAGCAGAGGTTAGTTGTAAAGGGAAGATTTGCACCCAAGAATTTTGAAGGAATACTACGGCGCTATGTCA ACGAATATGTCATTTGCATTGGGTGCAAGAGTCCTGACACTATACTGTCCAAGGAGAATCGCCTCTTTTTTCTCAGATGTGAGAAG TGTGGTTCGGGACGATCTGTTGCTCCAATTAAAGCTGGTTTTGTTGCTCGTGTTGGGCGAAGAAATGCTGGGGCATGA